GTGTGGAAGTCAAATATTTCGGCCATACTTATAGAAGATGTTCAAAAAATCCACTCCTCATGCCCTAGTTTCATTCAACTGAAGCGTTTTGAAAAAACGCACATCGGAAGCATAAGCTTCGGTGCTGAAAACCTACCTTTTTGAACACACACTTATATCAACTACACGACAACATGCTTCGAAGAAAGCGAGGTCCAACCATGACGCAGCAAATTCCCCCTGATCCGGATAACACGTCCAAAGAGGGTCTAAGAAAATTGATTCTTCGTCTACCTACAGCGATCAGCGAAGTTGTTAAAGACAAGACTGCTCAGTGGACCAATTCCAGCAAATTAAGGGAAGAACGATTGCCCCTGGACTGGAACGAGGCTGCGGTCAATGCGGTTAAGGCGGAAGTTGAAGATTTGCTGCGCCGTAAATCTGCACTTGGAGGCATCGCCGAGCCCTGGACAGAAGCCGAGCTAAAGCTTGCCGAAGAGATTACCGACGCGACTCGTAAGGCGGAAATTAGCAATATTACACGCACCGAAGCTTATTGGCAGTTTTTTGAGCAATATCCAGAGCTGCACTGGGCCTTCCTGGCTCATATGGTATCGCGTAATGCCGGCTGGTGGATGACTGACCTGAAGGGGAGCAGATTACAGAATGTATTCGATGAAGAGGGAAAACAGTCTTTCTACCGTTTTTTTGAGCGCAGTAATGCGCTTATTTTCCAAGATGCCTTCCCGCAGCTTCTATTATATGCCAAGAGCCGCGAAATGGGCCGAAGCCTGTTCCACCTGCTTCCGCACTTCCATGTCTCCCGCTTCATGCAGCCCTTCTGGGAGCGGTTCTGGATCGACCGCAGCAGTCCACTACTGACTGTCGGGCTTATCATTAATGAACAGAACTATATAGATAAGCAGGTCTTTCGCCATCCGCATTATCAGATATCAATAGGTGATTTCAATGAATCCGCTCTGATTCAATTGCTCGGCATGAATCATATCATATTCCCGCTGCTGAAGAACAGCGGGGATGAAGACGGACTCAGAGAATGTGAGTCCGCAGCCGACGGGCAAGACTGTCCTGAATCTGGTGATGTGCGCCGGCTGGCCGGTCGCAGCGTCGTTAACCCGGTCAGTCTGCCCGCCCGCATCGCGCTAGGCAAGAGCCTGTACGCGATGCTGTTTGGCCTGCGCGCCGTGCACAGCGGCGCGCAGCGCTTCGCCGCGGGCGTGCCGCACACGGGCTCGCGCGCGGACTATTGGCCGGATTTGTTCACGGCCAATCCAGCGGAAGCTCTGACCCCCGCCCAGGGGTCAGAGCTTGCCGAAGGCGAGACGCTGCCCGGCGGCCAGCGTCTCTATAGCCCCAAGCTGACGGACGTTTGGGGCGACGCCCCCTACGAACCAATCCTGCGCGAGGATTGGTTCAAGGACCCGAGCGCGCTGAACGGGATCAGCGCGCCGCAGTCGCCGTACCTGTGCGACATCAGTCGCGAGCACAGGTACGGTATAACAAAGGCGGCGCTCCCGGAGGACGCCGCCGACTAGCAACTTACATGGTTCCGCCTTTACCTGCTGAACCGCGCTGCAGGCGCATGAGCGGTCTGAAGACCTTCTGTAGTGCCCGCGGATAGGTTCCCAGTTCTTCCTTACGGACAACGCGCAGAACGACGAGCAATACAGGATAGAGAGCCACCACGGCGGCCCCGACGATGCAGCATGTGATGAAGAAGGCCACGCGCCCTGGCATGAAGGCTTCCATCCCGACGCCAAGCTGATTCAGCCCATAACCAACTCCCGCCAAGGCAACGACGGTAAGCAGGAATCCTGCCCAGCGTCCTCCCATAATCGAGAACGGTACGATCTTCTTCATCGAGCGCAGATTAAGCAGCGTAATGACGAGGAAGCATAATGCTGTTGCAATAATAATGCCATAGATGCCAAGCAGCGGAGCCAGGGCATAGCTGGCTACCAACTTGACGATAATTCCGATGATGACATGCACCATCGATAAGGTCGCCTTATTAATCCCTAGCAGGATCGAGTTGCTCGTCATCATTGTAATCTGGAAGATCGTTGCAAAAGTAAGCAAGGCTACGATTCCACTTCCGTCACGTGTACTGAAGAGCAAACCGTTGACCGAGTAAGCCGCCGTCCCCAGAGCAAGAATAATCGGCATGCCGGTAAGTACGGCGACCTGCATGGCCAGAGTAACCTGCCGCTTCAAATGCGCCTGATCTCCGCGGGCAAAGGCTGCCGAAATGATCGGTACGAGCGATTGACTCAGCGCAATAGCTAGAATCGGTGGAATACCAGCGATCATTTGCGCCCGATTGCCAAGAATTCCGAGTACATATGTCGCTTCATTCGGACCAATCTGTCCCGACAAGAGCGGCTTCAGAATCGAGTTATCAATGAAGTTCACAGCCGATACTGTCATCGAAGAGACGACGATCGGAATCGACAGCTTGAAGATTTCCGCGTAGATGCGGCCATAGGAGATTCTGGCTTGTCCATCATCAGCCTGAAGCGGCAGCTCGCTGCGGTCCTTACGGCGGACCTTCATATTGTAATAGAGCATAACGAGCAGCGCGGCGACGCCGCCAATGACTGCCCCAAAAGTAGCCCCGGCAGCGATTTTCTCACCCGAATAACCCCAATGATAGAATAGAAAAGCTAGAATCAGACCCGTTCCGACGCGAACGAATTGTTCGATAACCTGCGAAATACCGCCAGCAATCATAATATTCCGCCCCTGCAAATATCCACGGATAATCGCGATCAGAGGAAATAACAGCAAGGCAGGCGCTAGCGCTCGAATCGTCACAGCCGTCTCGGGAATGCCCGATGCCCGAGCATACACCGGAGCAAAAATATACAAGAGTACGAACATCACAATGCCGGAAATAGCCGCAAACATCAACCCCGCATGATAGATTCGTCTTGCTTCCATCGGACGGTTCAGTGCATGGCGCTCCGATACCATTTTACTAAGTGTACTAGGAATTCCCGCTGTTGCAATTGTTAGCAGCATGAAATAAGCGGCATTCGCCTGGGAGTAAGATGCGTTCCCGATATCGCCTAAAATATGCTCCAAGGGAACGCGCTGGAACAAGCCCAGCACTCTGGCGATCAATGCCGCTCCGGCAAGAATTAACGTGCCTTTGATGAACGATTCTTTCTTGGACAAAAATAATTCCTTCTTTCCAGGATTACTGCAAGAGTAATGCGCGATATAATAATTTAGATAACCCATATAATAAATAGAATAATCATGACAAGCTGGAGGATAATCTTAACCACAAAGCTGCTGAATAAACCAACAACAGAGCCGATACCTACCTTAAAAGCTCTATCAATACTCTCCCCGCGGATCAGTTCCCCGATCATCGCCCCGAGCAGCGGACCAAGCACAAGGCCGAAAGCTGGTATGACGAAAGGGCCGACAATAATGCCGATGGTACTTAGCCAGATCGATAGCTTGCTACCGCCAAACTTCTTCACACCCCAGGCTCCAACCGCGTAGTCGGCCACCATCAGAACAACGACAATCAAGGTTTGAACGGTCCAGAACACCCACCCGAACGAATCGAACGAGAAGAACCAACCGTAGACGAAAAAGGCAAAATAGACAGCAAGTACCCCTGGCAAAACAGGATATACCGCCCCTGCCATCCCGATAGCAAATAAAGCGATGACCAATATCCAGCCCAGCACTGCCATGCAACGCTCACTCCTACGTCAAAATATAATCGCGGATAATTATCGCAATCCCATCATCATTGTTGGAAGCCGTCACAACATCCGCCTGTTCCTGAACTGCTAATTGCGCATTACCCATAGCTACGCCGAGGCCCGCCGCCTGAATGACGGCCAGATCGTTCAAGCTATCGCCGATTGCTACGACTTCCTCCATCCTCACGCCGAGAAGCTCGCAGACCGTACGAATTCCAGTCGCCTTATTAATCCCGGCAGGATTGATCTCCAAATTATAAGGGGAAGAATTCGTAATCTCAAGTCCGCCGATATTTTGCAGCTCCGTCATTAAGGAGTGGCGCAGATCATGATCCTCAGTATGATAACCGAACTTAAGCCAATGATTCTGCTCCAGCAGTTCCGGCCTCCAGTTCTTCTCATTATAAGTTCCTTCTACCGCATCTGCCCAGAACCATACATCATGATCCCGGGACATTTGATGCATCCGCTTCACGACCGACTGATCAAGTTGTTCCCGGCGATACAGTTCATGTGGAGAACGCCATACTTCACTTCCATTAACCGTTACCATGGGTGTACCCAGACCAAGCTGTTCGCCGAACGGCACCGCATCAACGAATCGGCGACCCGTTGACAAGCATACATGCACACCGGCTGCCATCGCCTTACGCAGCCATTTTTCCGTATCTGGAGAAATTTGGTGTTGATCTGTAAGTAAGGTCCCATCCATATCCAATGCCAGCAATTTATACTTCAAAGTAATCCCCCATTCTGTAAGTAAGTGTTCAAAAAGGTCGGTTTTCAGAACTTTTTGAACAACCTCTATAATTGATAATCTGAAATTCGGGAGTGTATAGCCTTTATAGGCACAACATACCGTCATTTTATCATAATCCTCACCGATCCACATAGACGCTGCTCACAGGAGAACATATAACCGGTAAATCCACAATTTACTATAGACATCTATCCACGTTCCAAATCTTCCCACCTCGCTGAACAAAGCAAAAAGAGAATCCCCCTTGATAGGAGATTCTCTATATCTTTTACATTGTTATCTGCTTCATTCATTCTGCTGCCTGTTTCAAACTGCCCACCCGCATCTGCTGTCGTTTCGTCCAACGGGAGACTAGCCCATGCGAAGGTGAGAACAGGAACGCTAGAACGAACAGAATTCCGCATACCGTGATCATCGAACCGGCAATCGAAGCATCGAACAGCTTCGCAATATAGTAACCGCCAGTAGAGCTGATAGCCCCGATCAAGACGCTGTACAGCAGCATCAGACCGAGACGGTCAGTCAACAGGTATGCCGTCGCTGCAGGGACGATGAGCATCCCGACGACGAGAATCGCTCCTACACTTTCGAAGGAAGCTACCGTTGATAGGGAGACCAGCCCCATCAATAAATAGTGGAACAACGCCACAGGTATGCCCAAGGCTGCAGCGAGCGCTGGATCGAAGGCGCATATTTTGAACTGCTTATAAAATAACACGATCGTAATCAGCACAATAAGGAAGGTTGCTCCCAGCATCCAGATAGCGACAGGACCCAGATTGTAGCCATTCCAGATCAAAGAATCCCATGGCACATAGGCAATTTCTCCAAATAACACACAATCCAGGTCCAGGTCTATATGCTGGGCATTGCGGCTGATCAGAATAACCCCGATCGCGAACAATGCCGTAAATACGATGCCGATGGAAGCATCTGACTGCAAGCCGCTACGCTGCAGCAATTGAATCAGGAACACGGTAATCAGTCCAAGCACCGCGGCTCCGAACAGCATCAGGAACGAATCCCGCGAGCCGCCGATGAGGAAGGCTATCGCAATGCCGGGAAGTACAGAATGACTAATCGCATCTCCCACCATCGCCATTTTGCGCAGGACGAGGAAGCAGCCAAGAATCCCGCAGGTTGCCGCGACTAAAGTGCCGGTAAGTATAATCCAGAAATCCATCATCCGTCTAGCCCTCCTTCCACAGTTCCTGCGCGATGGCGAGCTGTCTCGAGCGATTGAGTCTTACGTATATGCTGCCTGGTCCGCGCCCTACGCCATAACTTGGCTATAAGGCCGCGGTTCGGAGCAAATACCACCGAGACACAGAACATCGAAGTTGCAGCCAGTACAGTAACCGGTCCGGTAGGAAGATTCGATAGCGTTCCGCTAATCAATGTCCCCGTTACACCCGAGAATGCACCGATCACTCCGGCAATGATAACCATAACTCCAAGCGAGTCCGTCCAGTACCGGGCCGATACGGCTGGAGTGATAAGCAGTGCGGCTACCAACACAACGCCAACCGCCTGAATTCCTACAACGACAGCAATCACCGTCATGAATAAGAGCACCTGCTCCAGCAGCCCTACTTTCATACCCATCCCTCTAGCAAAGCCAGGGTCAAAGCTGACAAGCTTGAATTCTTTGAAGAATATGAAGCAGATCAAGATCAGCAACAGTGAGACAGCGCCCATCATATATACATCGGACTTCATCATTGACGCTGCCTGCCCGAACATATACTTATCGAGTCCGCTTTGATTTCCGTTCCCACTATGCTGAATCTTCGTCATCAACATGACCCCGATTCCGAAGAATACCGATAAAATAATGCCAAGTGCTGCATCCTGCTTGATGCGTGAATAACGAGTTATGGCATAGATGCCGAAGGTCGCTATCATTCCCGACACGATGGAGCCGATCATGAATAATCCAATCGATTTAACACCGCTTAACATGAAGGCGATGCAAATCCCCGGGAGTGCGGCATGGGCAAGCGCATCCCCTAACAGGCTCTGTTTGCGTAAATAAGTGAATGAGCCGATAACTCCGCTTCCGATTCCAAGCAATAAGGAACCCATCAGAATCCACTGCATATTCGGATCGGCAAACCAGCCTAATAAAGTAGACATCATGTAAGACTCACCGCCTCCTGCGCTACATCCTGCAGCATGGCAATCCTTCCGCCATAAGTCTTCTGCAGATTGGAGGAGGTAAATATCTCCTCGGTCGGCCCCGCAGCTACTAGCTTGCCGTTAAGTAGAACGACTTCATCAAAGTACTCCTTCACGGTGGACAGATCGTGGTGGACAACAAGCACCGTCTTGCCTTGCTCCTTAAGCTCATGCAGCAGACGAATGATCGCTTTCTCTGTCGTCGCGTCTACCCCGGCAAAAGGTTCATCCATGAAATAGAGTGTGGCATTTTGCGCCAATGCTCTCGCTAGAAATACTCGCTGCTGTTGTCCCCCGGACAACTGACTGATCTGCCTGCCCGCGAAATCCGCCATGCCGACCTTGGCCAGACATTCCATGGCGATCTGCCGCTCCTTCACCCCCGGACGGCGAATCCAGCCCAGATGTCCATATCTGCCCATCATAACTACATCCAGCGCATTCGTTGGGAAGTCCCAATCGACGGATTCGCGCTGTGGCACATAGCCGACCTTCTTCCGATTCTCTTGGTAACTGCGGCCAAATACCTTCACTGTGCCTTCAACAGCCGGGATGAGTCCCAGCACCGCCTTCAGCATCGTCGATTTCCCAGCCCCGTTTGGGCCGAGCACCCCGATCAGCTTCCCGGAAGGAATCCGAAAGGATACCGAATTTAATACCGGCTTCTTCTGATAGGCTACCGTCAAATTACTTACTTCAAGCGGGTACACACCCATGGTTATATCGCTCCTTATCTCCTTGGCGTTAGTCACCGCCTATATTTTATTTCAATGCATTTACGATCGTGCTTACATTGTGCCGTACCATTTTGATATAAGTATCCGCATCAGATCCCGGCTCCCCTAACGAATCGGAATACAATTCACCGCCGATCTCAACCTCATGTCCCTTCTCCTTGGCTCCGGCAATGACCGCTTCCATCGATTTCGTCGGTATGCTGGATTCTACGAACACCGCCTTGATCTTATTGTCGACCAGGTAATCCCGAAGCTCGCTCACATCCTTAGAGCCATACTCCGCGGCCGTACTGATCCCCTGCAATCCCATAACTTTAATCCCGTAGGCTTCTCCAAAATATCCAAAGGCATCATGTGCAGTTACAAGCACACGGCCGGATGGTGGAATTTCGGCAACCGCCGTCCGCACCTCTTCGTCGAGTTCCTTCAATTGCTGTATATATTTCTCGGCATTGTCTTTATAGAGATCAGCGTGGGCCGGGTCATAGCTGGCCAAAGCATCGCGGATTGTCTCCGTTGCTGATATCCAGTGCTTCACATTGAACCAGATATGAGGATCATACTGTGTACCACCTGCATCCTCCCCGGAACGAAGCAGCGAGGTATCAATTCCTCGGGATACGGCTACCGTCGGCTTGCTGCGCTCGAGCTTCTCGAAGATCTCCGTCATTTTTCCTTCCAGATGCAGACCTCCGTAAAAGATCATATCCGCCCGATCCAATCGTGTCATATCTCCTTGCGAAGCTTTATATAGGTGCGGGTCTACCCCTGGCCCCATCAAGCCGATAGCTTCAACCTCTTCCCCGCCGACCTCCTGAACAACATCCGTAATCATCCCAATCGTGGAGACAACTTGGATTTTGTCGCCATCCTCGGCTCTTTGGAGATGCGAGGCTTCTCCCTCCACTTTGGAGCAGGCTGCAACGATGACCAGCACCAGCACACTTAGTGTAATCTTCGCCCTCTGCAAAGGGCCTTTCTTAACTGAAATCTGTCCCATAGATTAGTCCTCCTAATATTTTGAGCAGCGCGCTCTGTTTTTTGCTTAGTAGAATAAATGTTTCATAGAGATACAATTGTTTCACCGAATTAAAAATGTTTCCCTAATGCAAATTCTAAATGATAAACAGGCCAAAAAGCAAGAACTATTTCCATTTTTACTGAAAATAGTTCTCACCATGGCCCTTAAATGATTAAAATAACTATTGTTTATTAGTGCTTACCGTCCTGCTGCTGAAGGCTTTTCTTCGGTATACCGTCCAGCCCATACTCTTGATCATAAGCATCAAAAATTTTACGGGCGACCGGTGCGGCGCTCCAGGCCCCGAAGCCGCCTTCTGGAATAATGACCGCAACTGCAAGCTTCGGATTTTTGCGCGGAGCAAAGGCGATAAATACACCGTTATCCCGGTTAGCCCCAGCTCCCCATTGCTCCGAGGTACCCGTCTTCCGGGCAAAATCATACGGGAATCCGGCAAAGGCAGATACATCGGTCCTCATCCCATCAATTACTGCATTCCAATAAGCATCTTTAAACTCAACCTTATTCAGTACCTTCGGCTTAAATTCTTTAATGATATTTCCGTTCTCATCGGTAATTTTGTTAACGATATGCGGCTCCATTCGCGAACCTCGGCTTGCGAGAGTCGCCGTATATTGAGCCAATTGCATGGTTGTATAGCCGCCCTGCTGTCCGAAAGAAGCATATACCAATCGGGATAGTGCTGTCTCTGATTCATTGTTATAGCCAAGCTGACCCAGGAACTCTTTAGGAAGGTCTACTCCCGTTGATATTCCTAGACCGAACTTCTTCATATATTTATCCCAAACGCCGATTCCTTCAGACTTGTATTTATTATATAACCTCTCCCCGACCATATCGACCATAAAGGCATTAGAGGAAACACGAATCGCTTCAGTGGGTTTAATTGGACCATAAGCATGCCTTCCTGAGTTGCGGACGCTAGATGAATTATTCTTACCAAAGTAGGCAATACCTGTATCAGGATAATAATCCGTTGTTGCAAACAGCCCCTCATTAAGACCAATCAATACAGACAAAGGCTTGATCGTTGAACCAAGCAGTACATTAGAGCCAAAATTATGTCCTGATTGCCCCGAACTATATGGGGTAATCGACCCATTCTGATAATTTGCTTCTATTTTAGCCCAGTCTTCGGGATTAATCCCGCCGGATTGCCATACGTTCGTATCATAATCCGGCATACTCGCAATGGCTACAACATTGCCGGTGTCCACTTCCATTGCAACGGCGTAGCCTGTCTTCGCATTAGGGTGGACCTCACCGGATACCCGGTTTTTATGGACCCAATCGATCTGATCCATAATCGCCTGCTCAGCGACCATCTGAATATTCTTGTTGATATTCGTATGCAGATCATATCCCTTCTCCGGTGGAACGATCTCCGATACGCCTGTAGCCATATTCCGCGGGTCGATAGGAACTTTCTTATATCCATTCTTGCCGCGTAAATACTCCTGATAGTACAACTCCAGTCCATCAGCACCAACGAGCTCCTCACCCGTATAATCCAGAGCAGGGTCCTTGTCCTTTGAAGCATTTGCTTTACGAGTTGATTCGTACAACTTTTCAGCATCCATAAATTTAAATTTCTTCTGATATCCAACCGTCTGTACAGCTACCGTATCCTTATCGTAGTGCCGAACGCTATCCTCAACGATGTCGATACCAGGGAACTCTGATTTACGCTCTAAGAAATAAGCAACTTCTTTCATATTTAATCCCGATTTGATCAGTCTTGGCGAATAACCGTTGCCTTTTTTGTAATCCAGGTCCAGTGCCTTGACGATATCTTCCTCCGTCATCGGCTCACTAGCCTTATCGCCATACTTATCGAATACTTCCTTTAGCTTCTTGGCGATTTCCAGCGCTTCAGGTCGGTTCTCCTTGCCCCGCGCCGACATGCTGTAGTCTTTCTGGAGTGTAATGTATAACGACTGCACCGCGGTCGAGTAAGCAAGCTTCTCGCCGCCTGCCGCTAAGATAGAGCCACGAATCGGTGATAGTGGGACATCCTTGATCCGCATGCTCATCTCCTGTTTGGACAGACTTGGACCTTCAACGAACTGCAAAATCGCCAGGCGAACAATGATGACCGTAAATATTGCAAATGCACTGAAAAAGAAAAGATTCAGTCTAATATTAAATCGACCCTTCATCACCGCTTCCTGCTCACCCCGGTTTATCGGATAGACGATTTTCAATGGATTCCCCCTACTTTCTTTCCACGAAATAGTCGAGATCAAAGCCTTGGACAAGTTTAGATAAAAAAAAACAGCGATCTTTCCTAAGCTATGCCGTGAAAGATCGCTGATGTATCGTCTTTATTCAATTTTAAATTCTCATTGCGTGTTATTCGTTTGACCGGTGCTCTGATCATTTGTCTGCTGATTTTGCGTCTTCTTCGGAACGCCATCGAGTCCATACTCCTGATCATAAGCATCGAAGATCTTACGGGCGACCGGCGCGGCGCTCCAGGCACCAAAGCCGCCTTCGGGAATAATAACCGCAACAGCAAGTTTTGGATTTTTGCGTGGCGCAAAGGCGATAAATACGCCGTTATCCCGGTTAGCCCCAGCTCCCCATTGCTGCGAGGTACCCGTCTTCCGGGCAAAATCATACGGGAATCCAGCAAAGGCCACCGGGACATTCGTCTCCATCCCGCTGATGACTTCGTTCCAATATGCATCCTTGAATTCGACCTTATTCAATACCGTCGGCTTGAATTCTTTGATGATATTGCCATTCTCATCTGTAATCTTGTTGACGATATGCGGCTCCATTCGCGAACCTCGACTTGCCAGAGTTGCCGTATATTGAGCCAGTTGCATAGCTGTATAACCCGCTTGCTGTCCAAAGGAAGCATAGGCCAGCCGTGAAAGAGCTGTCTCTGATTCCGCATTCTTATAGTTTAGATTACCTAGGTATTCTTTCGGAAGATCGATCCCTGTTGAGACACCGAGACCGAACTCCTTCATATATTTATCCCAGACGTCAATACCTTCATTTCCATACTTTTTCCATAATTTCTCGCCGACCATATCGACCATAAAGGCGTTGGAGGAATGGCGGATCGCTCCAGAAGGTCTCAGTGAGCCGTAGGCATGCCTTCCTGAGTTACGAACGCTGGAGGAATCATTCTTACCAAAGTAAGCGATACCTGTATCATTATAATAAGTGGTCGTCGTGAACAGCCCTTCATTAAGTCCGATCAATACAGACAGAGGCTTGATCGTCGATCCCAATAACACCGTCGAATCGAAATTATGCCCTGAACGACCTGAACTGATTGGAGTAATCGTCCCGTTCTGATAATTAGTCATAATCTTGGACCAATCGTCTGACGCAATCCCACCGGATTGCCAGACGTTCGTATCATAGTCCGGCATGCTCGCCATGGCCACAACATTACCGGTGTCCACTTCCATCGCAACAGCATAACCGGTCTTTGCATTAGGGTGAACTTCACCAGATACCGGATTTTTATGCACCCAATCAAGCTGATCCAAAATGGCTTGCTCGGCGATAAGCTGAATATTCTTGTTAATATTCGTATGCAGATCATACCCCTTCTCCGGAGGTACGATCTCGGATACGCCTGTAGCCATATTCCGCGGATCGATCGGCACTTTCTTGTAGCCGTTCTTGCCGCGAAGCTCATTCTGGTAATACATCTCCAATCCATCCGCACCAACAAGCTCCTCGGACGTATAATCCAGGGCAGGATCCTTGTCTAATGAATTATTGGCTTCACGGATCGGGTCATACCATTTAACGTCATCCATGGATTTATATTTCTTGAGATATCCAATCGTCTGTACAGCGACCGTATCCGTATCATAGTGCCGAATGCTATCCTCGACGATATCGATACCAGGGAATTCTGATTTACGCTCCAGGAAATAAGCAATCTCCTGCTTATTTAATCCTGACTTGA
The window above is part of the Paenibacillus lutimineralis genome. Proteins encoded here:
- a CDS encoding DUF2515 family protein, with amino-acid sequence MTQQIPPDPDNTSKEGLRKLILRLPTAISEVVKDKTAQWTNSSKLREERLPLDWNEAAVNAVKAEVEDLLRRKSALGGIAEPWTEAELKLAEEITDATRKAEISNITRTEAYWQFFEQYPELHWAFLAHMVSRNAGWWMTDLKGSRLQNVFDEEGKQSFYRFFERSNALIFQDAFPQLLLYAKSREMGRSLFHLLPHFHVSRFMQPFWERFWIDRSSPLLTVGLIINEQNYIDKQVFRHPHYQISIGDFNESALIQLLGMNHIIFPLLKNSGDEDGLRECESAADGQDCPESGDVRRLAGRSVVNPVSLPARIALGKSLYAMLFGLRAVHSGAQRFAAGVPHTGSRADYWPDLFTANPAEALTPAQGSELAEGETLPGGQRLYSPKLTDVWGDAPYEPILREDWFKDPSALNGISAPQSPYLCDISREHRYGITKAALPEDAAD
- a CDS encoding putative polysaccharide biosynthesis protein, with product MSKKESFIKGTLILAGAALIARVLGLFQRVPLEHILGDIGNASYSQANAAYFMLLTIATAGIPSTLSKMVSERHALNRPMEARRIYHAGLMFAAISGIVMFVLLYIFAPVYARASGIPETAVTIRALAPALLLFPLIAIIRGYLQGRNIMIAGGISQVIEQFVRVGTGLILAFLFYHWGYSGEKIAAGATFGAVIGGVAALLVMLYYNMKVRRKDRSELPLQADDGQARISYGRIYAEIFKLSIPIVVSSMTVSAVNFIDNSILKPLLSGQIGPNEATYVLGILGNRAQMIAGIPPILAIALSQSLVPIISAAFARGDQAHLKRQVTLAMQVAVLTGMPIILALGTAAYSVNGLLFSTRDGSGIVALLTFATIFQITMMTSNSILLGINKATLSMVHVIIGIIVKLVASYALAPLLGIYGIIIATALCFLVITLLNLRSMKKIVPFSIMGGRWAGFLLTVVALAGVGYGLNQLGVGMEAFMPGRVAFFITCCIVGAAVVALYPVLLVVLRVVRKEELGTYPRALQKVFRPLMRLQRGSAGKGGTM
- a CDS encoding DUF456 domain-containing protein; the protein is MAVLGWILVIALFAIGMAGAVYPVLPGVLAVYFAFFVYGWFFSFDSFGWVFWTVQTLIVVVLMVADYAVGAWGVKKFGGSKLSIWLSTIGIIVGPFVIPAFGLVLGPLLGAMIGELIRGESIDRAFKVGIGSVVGLFSSFVVKIILQLVMIILFIIWVI
- a CDS encoding Cof-type HAD-IIB family hydrolase, with protein sequence MTLKYKLLALDMDGTLLTDQHQISPDTEKWLRKAMAAGVHVCLSTGRRFVDAVPFGEQLGLGTPMVTVNGSEVWRSPHELYRREQLDQSVVKRMHQMSRDHDVWFWADAVEGTYNEKNWRPELLEQNHWLKFGYHTEDHDLRHSLMTELQNIGGLEITNSSPYNLEINPAGINKATGIRTVCELLGVRMEEVVAIGDSLNDLAVIQAAGLGVAMGNAQLAVQEQADVVTASNNDDGIAIIIRDYILT
- a CDS encoding metal ABC transporter permease; this translates as MMDFWIILTGTLVAATCGILGCFLVLRKMAMVGDAISHSVLPGIAIAFLIGGSRDSFLMLFGAAVLGLITVFLIQLLQRSGLQSDASIGIVFTALFAIGVILISRNAQHIDLDLDCVLFGEIAYVPWDSLIWNGYNLGPVAIWMLGATFLIVLITIVLFYKQFKICAFDPALAAALGIPVALFHYLLMGLVSLSTVASFESVGAILVVGMLIVPAATAYLLTDRLGLMLLYSVLIGAISSTGGYYIAKLFDASIAGSMITVCGILFVLAFLFSPSHGLVSRWTKRQQMRVGSLKQAAE
- a CDS encoding metal ABC transporter permease, with the protein product MSTLLGWFADPNMQWILMGSLLLGIGSGVIGSFTYLRKQSLLGDALAHAALPGICIAFMLSGVKSIGLFMIGSIVSGMIATFGIYAITRYSRIKQDAALGIILSVFFGIGVMLMTKIQHSGNGNQSGLDKYMFGQAASMMKSDVYMMGAVSLLLILICFIFFKEFKLVSFDPGFARGMGMKVGLLEQVLLFMTVIAVVVGIQAVGVVLVAALLITPAVSARYWTDSLGVMVIIAGVIGAFSGVTGTLISGTLSNLPTGPVTVLAATSMFCVSVVFAPNRGLIAKLWRRARTRQHIRKTQSLETARHRAGTVEGGLDG
- a CDS encoding metal ABC transporter ATP-binding protein, with protein sequence MGVYPLEVSNLTVAYQKKPVLNSVSFRIPSGKLIGVLGPNGAGKSTMLKAVLGLIPAVEGTVKVFGRSYQENRKKVGYVPQRESVDWDFPTNALDVVMMGRYGHLGWIRRPGVKERQIAMECLAKVGMADFAGRQISQLSGGQQQRVFLARALAQNATLYFMDEPFAGVDATTEKAIIRLLHELKEQGKTVLVVHHDLSTVKEYFDEVVLLNGKLVAAGPTEEIFTSSNLQKTYGGRIAMLQDVAQEAVSLT
- a CDS encoding metal ABC transporter solute-binding protein, Zn/Mn family — encoded protein: MGQISVKKGPLQRAKITLSVLVLVIVAACSKVEGEASHLQRAEDGDKIQVVSTIGMITDVVQEVGGEEVEAIGLMGPGVDPHLYKASQGDMTRLDRADMIFYGGLHLEGKMTEIFEKLERSKPTVAVSRGIDTSLLRSGEDAGGTQYDPHIWFNVKHWISATETIRDALASYDPAHADLYKDNAEKYIQQLKELDEEVRTAVAEIPPSGRVLVTAHDAFGYFGEAYGIKVMGLQGISTAAEYGSKDVSELRDYLVDNKIKAVFVESSIPTKSMEAVIAGAKEKGHEVEIGGELYSDSLGEPGSDADTYIKMVRHNVSTIVNALK